The DNA segment tatgaaaaagAAATGTAATTTTCCATATTCAATATGATAATCATTATTAGTTTACATCGCCCACTtgtggattaattaaatacagatGATAAATCATATATGGCCGGCAGATAATGTGGCTATTAAATATTGAAGCAAAATTTAACCGTCGGATTTGCTATATGCTTACGTCTTCTGCAACAATATTAATGCAATAACCAATAAGGGTTTGAACCATCTAATTATAAATTCACTGAACAAGCAATTCAGCGTACATGTACGCAAATATGATTAAGTTTGTAtctaaatttctatttttatgGTAATTAAGGATTTGGTTATCCAACTTTCAATTCCAATTGGATCCATTTTCAAAGTTTTTCAATTGagtcaatttaatattttttttaaacatgatttattataaatttaaaatataaaacataCAATGAAttctatttattaaatatatgagttttatatatttatatattaaatttataataaattaaatttagacgGTAATTCATCAATTTTACAAGCTAGAAATACCTGATAAGAGAGGAGAATTGATATTTGAGGTCGTAAAAGAAGTCAATGCACTCAAAATTTGCCCATTTTAACATATATGCTATATATATGACCAAGTAAATTATTGAATATGGTCAATGAGAAGAGACAGTGAAGTCCACCCCACCCAAGTCCTATTCATACGGTTATAGGAGCAATAATTTATGCTATACAAAGTGTGAGGTTAACAGGGTAGCGTTGACCTGGTCTTCTTTGAAGAACTCTGAAAGCTTTTCCTCTCTTTCTGCCGCGTAGAGTTGATGAGAGCTATTTCTGTGAAGGAGCAGAGCCAGCATTTCCATGTTGTGCAAGTTGTTAGAACTTAACAGATATGAAATCATTCACTTCTCTAGAGTTGCCATTGTTGACTGTCGACCCTCTTCACCTTTTTAATTCAAAATATTGTGATGAGAGAGAGATCTAGCTCTTTGGCTCTTACTTCTTTCCATCGGGTCATCGTCGGTGTCAACCCCCTCTTTTTAGTTTTTCATTGATTTCTCATGACAGGAGTCTTAATCATCTTTAATAAGTGACAGGTATAAAATAAACGAAGGGCTCTAAGGCTAAGGCAAAGGCAGGCACTGCATGTGCTCTTGTTTTTCAGCTTTCAGCTTCTTCTCTTTGCCAGTGACCAACTGCCCATACCCTGGATTAGAggacacacacacacgcacacacacatCATGTCATCTCTTTCAGCGCGAACGGGCAGACACAAACAACGTTACCAAGATCAACTCAGGCTCGTAGCAGGGTAATGTGTATATTTCTGTCCTTCTTTctgtattttcatttaattttcaaCTTGAATTTTCCTGGTAAACGAATTATATGCATCTTTAGTTGCTATCTTCGATCCCATGCAGCAGATTTTCCTTGATTAATTACTTTTTCCCTTTGGAATATGTAACTAATATATCACATAATTAGGGTTTGCTCTTCAGTCTTCAGACAAGCGTTACAGCTTTAAGCAGGAAGTTAGCAAGTAGAGTTCATTTACTATTGTGTGCTATTAAGAAGTTATTCCAATTCCAATCTGACAACCCTTCTATCTTAATTTTGGTTCATTTGATTCAGACTATGACTTGAATTCAAGTTCTTACGTTCTAAATACGACTTCAGTATAACGATAATTTTTCAGTAATGAGGGTAAAGAGACTCGGACACAGATATTGTCTTCTTGTTCACTCAATTGTGgcataaatatttagtttatctgCGCTTGTATGCATAGAAGTTATATATAgtgttaaaggaaaaaaaaagatgcCACTTTTAGACATTAGTCGTTTTCCGCAGCAATAATGATATTGGTTAGGTAGGTTGGTCCTATTTTTTATCTTCCTTTCTTCCCTTTCCGCACCTTCCTTTCACCTTCCACAGATCTTGCATTATTTTAAGTGCATGATTGAGATTGAGCGAAGCTCAGGATCAGATTGTGGATTCTTTTGTTTTCCTGGGCCAGTTTGGTACGTACTGCAGGCCTGTGAAATTCTTCATTCTATGCAAAGAATAGCTAGTTAACATTCCACAAAATTTACTTACTGCAAGTATTGAATGATGCAACTAAAGAATCATGCGAATTTCTATATAGTTGGTTTGATAATTTAAATGGGTATGATGagcaattaattaattatgaacaTGCTTGTCAGCCCTAGTTTTGTAAGAAGTCATGAGCTCAAGAAGTTCAACTTTCTGGAATAATCATTGTTGCAGGTTGCaaggaaattaaatataataataataataaagggaACTGTTTTTCGGTTATTTAACTTTCTAAGTACCAAGGAAGTAACTTTGATAAATCAACAGAAATTGATAAATGAATCAACCATAAAGTCGGTGTTCTTCCTGAAAAGAAGTTTGTAAGCCCAATACTAATTAAATAGATGAGCTCGTAACAAATAACTAGCTATTCGTAGCCCATGTCATTTCCTAGCAACTAATTTTCTAAAAAGTAGACATATATAAACCAAGCAATGGATTTTGCTCTTGATTATCATGCAAGTTTTGAAACCTGGAAAATTTACATACATACTTGCCATCACATGGTTCAATTATGGTAATTATAATTGACTTGGTGATCTAAGAACTACTTAGAGCTTGTCTCAAATTCATTAGGACTTTGGTTTAACTAGAACAAGCATAGATTTTCATGATTTTGGGTTTTGGCTTTCAGACGTATTTTTTTTTCAGGGTTTCTTTTTAGCATGTCATACCTCCAGGTTGGGTGTTTGTAAGGTATATATATTAACCTGATTTAGATTGTGATGTGTTGACACTAAGTTTTTAGTGGACCATTTTTTTCTCTAGAATAAAAGTTCTCTAgcttctaaaaaaaattatagattttCTGTAAATAAGGCTATATAGTAGAAATTTGTTATCCTTCGTCTATCAGCATAGATTTAGGAGAGATTTTGGTATGGGAGCTCATTAGGAGCACTGGCATTTCCTGATTGGTTGGGTGTATGCAGCTGAGTGTAGAGAAGACTTACTTGATAGTAATAGACACTAATATATTTTATCTGCAGTGATGAACttcggaaaaaaaaaaatctatagtgATGAAACACTTAAATTGGTGCCTTTTTGATTGCTTTGATGATATCTTTTGCGGACTCCTAGCTTATTCTTGATTAATTTACCCTTTGTGGTGCAAAATGTAGGTGCATTCCTTATAAACTTGACAAGAACGTTGAGGATAAAAACTGTAGGGTGGAGGACAGTGTACGTGTCCTCATGATTTCAACACCAAATCGTAAAGATCTTGTATTTCCAAAGGTATATTTTTATATCTTCCTTCCTGCTTTGTTAATTTCTTCCCAATTTGGCATAGACATTATTGACATTTGATTAGACTATACTGCAAGTCTGCAACTAAATGCATCGTGTGCAGTCAAAATAAATTGATGCCATTGTTTGATTTTTCAAGGGTGGGTGGGAAGACGATGAGACTCTTGATCAAGCTGCTTGTCGAGAGGCCTTGGAGGAAGCAGGAGTTACAGGACTACTTGGTGTAGGTCACCTTATTTTCTTTGCTTGGGATTTGGATGATTTCTCCTGCTTAAAGAAAAGAACTATTTGTTAATTGTCTAAGTTAGTCTTCTTGCAATTGAATTCTTCTTATTTGTTCTTCTTCCCTCGTGTAAATTTCTAATAGCTATTCACTGCTTACCAATGAGATTAAATTCTTTACCTGCATTTCCATTGAAATTCAAGTCCTGAGAGCTTTGCATTCAGGTTTTGCTCTGTTTTGAATTCACTTGTTATAGGAAAATCCACTAGGAGTTTGGGAGTTTCGAAGCAAGAGCAGCCAGAATAGTAGCAGTTTGGTAGGAGGCTGTAAAGGCTATATGTTTGCACTGGAGGTAACCGACGAGCTTGACCACTGGCCAGGACAGGCTAGTTACAGTAGAAAATGGGTCAGTACTCACTCAGTAGCCTTTTACTTTTCCTCCATATGCAATGAATACAATCTGATAATTAATTATGATGGAACTCATATTGAATCGACTATAATCAATGGTCATAATGAGACTGTTAATGTTCATGGCTTAGTAATAGAAGGCTTATTTGTGTGGATAATTTCAGCTTACCACAGAGGAAGCTTTCAAATTCTGCCGTTATGACTGGATGAGAGAAGCTCTTAAAAAATTTCAGGCAGGCCTCTCCAAGGACAACACTGTACACGTTAAAGAGGAAGAGCCGGCAGAGAGTCAAATGGTGTCATCAGGTTACTTTGTAAAGCCACCTGGTGTCCAGCACCTTGAAGAATCCTCTACCAAGCCTTGTTTATTGACAATCTATAATCAGTTGTTAAAGCTGTAGCTCATATTCCGATTCTGTAAAAAGCTTGGACCATTGTACAGCTCTCCAATTAATTTAATGGATAAATCTCTGATTCTTTTCTAGAGAAAATCCTAGTATTACTTGTGGTGGTGGTGCTACTCATTCAATCTTTTGTTATTTTTTCAATTCACTTCTTTCAATGTATCAAAAGAAAAGCGAATTTCTATTGAATTCCACACTGTAATAGAAAGCCATAGTGTAAAGATTCCTTTCTTCTTGTGAAGAAAATTTCAAATACTTTTGGAGACCTTtggctttttaaaaaaaaaattaatattacagttTAACATTACAATCCAATTGGAATCAAcaatgtatatattttttttcctttcattttattcagttttttgaattataaaagaaaaaaggACTTAGAGGTTTGTTAGTTattgtcttctttttttttttagataaattactatttaatccttatatttttaataaaactaacTATTTAGTCTATATattctaaaaaatatattatttagtttatttattttgcttTCGTTGAATTATTTAATCCATatattaaatttttcattaatcAATACCTGTCAAACTACTACTTAGTGAAACTAATTATCATCAGTGAAACCAATTAGTTGTacatgtattttgaaaaatatcattatttatttttttattttagttaaactaattagttaatccttatattttttaaaataatattttgaaaatattcCTAGATGAAAGTGAAAATTTTACTATGTAGAgactaaatatgaatttatttttttttatataaattattcaaGTACTTTCATTCAATTTTTTATGCATCATTTTTGTGTTTTCTCTATTGAAAAACAATTTTCCTAAATTATCACCTTGATTACCTAGAAATATAGGGGAATAGATTAACCATTTTATGCACAGTTTGTACTAAATTCTATGTAAAGATGAAAAACAGAGAGAGAAAAGCGTAGTTCATAGGGAAAAAATATggggagagagaaaaaaaaagagggtAAGAGAGAAATAAAAGGAGAGGGTCAGAATAGTTTAGGTGTAAAAAAAGAAAGGATTAAAGAATTAACGGAACTAAATTACAATAATTAACTAATGTGTTCTTCAAAATACAAGGATCAACTagttaatttcactaaaatagagtGACTCAATAGTAATTTGACTGGCATTAAAATCCTTTAACTGATAAAAAATTTGACGGGAACTAAATagtttaacaaaaataaaatatatggattaaatagtatttttttaaaaatataggaaTTAAACAGTTAGTTTCGTTAAAATACAAAGACCAAATAGTGATTTTTCCTTCTTTTAATAGCAAATTGCATTGCATAAAAACCCAATAGGCAAGAGCACATAAATCAAGGCCGAAGGCTTGGAATACAAAGAAAAGTCCCCAAGCTAAGAAATAAGCCTAGCAAAAAGGCCTAGAACCCTAACCTTCCAAACCTTAGACCTAAGACTCCCGAGCAGAAACTCAAGGACAACAAACCTTGCACAACGCCATTATCGAGAAGCCAGACTGGAGAAACCCATTAAAAGCTAAGAAAAGGAAGTCCTTCTGGCAAAGCCAAATATGACAAGGCAAGACCAATGAAAACCGAAGAACACTTGTTAACCTTTTTAGACAAGCCAATCACCTCCAGAAAGTTATATAGGGTTCAAAAGTGAATGACTTAGGAGAGAAGAGAGGCAGAGGCTGCAGCATCTCAATTTAATCTAACCATGGGGAGTCAGCAACCACATTTAAAACGCCGACTTTTTAGATCCTAAGGCACCTTCCTTTGGAACTTATCCCAGAGCCAAAAGCCTTCCACCAAGCAGAGGATATTTACAAGACCTAGGGAAGTAGCTCATACAAGCAGAACTTCAAACTATAGCTCCCTTAAAACTGATCTTCTCCTAACTACCCTCATTATGAAACTCTAAGATCTGTAAAACAAAACGATCAAACCAAAAAAATTATAGACAATTCAAATTAAGGAGGAGAGGGAACCCATTACCAAGCCAGAGAAACACCATTCCCTGCCCCCTGCCCAAAGGGGCAAGGGAAGGCCATCGAAGGTAGGCACCCATCAAAACCCAATGTCACAATCCGATCCCACAGGCCAGACCGACACTAAGACTTGGGTCGGCATAAGGCTCccaaagcccatagtaagccCAATTATCTTTCAACCCAATTATGAAGCCCATAtttagcccaatttcaagaaaataactgGACAAAATTCGGCCATAATATGGATCATCCAACGGGGAGTCCTCAACTCACTCGACCTATAATATCAAAACCAAACCATTTGGAGAGCTCAGCCCACCCACACAATCATCCATACTcaatataaaatcaaatgggagtcCAATTCCCTCATCCAATATAGGCATCCATCCTCACAATTACATATACATGTAGATTATAAATtgcatctaatttaataaatcttATAGTACCAACTAAATAATATGTTCTTACACATGTGGAGATctagaattcaaatttaacatTACAAATTTCAAAGATAATGGCAAGAAGACCAGCggagaagaaagcaggttaaatacaaaaaaaaaactctcctgtaacctgaaaaaataaggtaaacaggaatgagcgttcgactcataaagtaagatattgattttatatacaatttctataactatctaattctaatgcatccttagAAATGAAATATATCATCTTTATACAAGCCATACAAATCAGATCAAGTCACATAAAAAACAATCTGGAGCACTCATACACTtgtgtcaaatccatactcacacatacatatatagAGAGCTGATtcctctatacagctctcttagtttCAACTTctaccagcgagatcaactcaaaaccaGACTTTCTCTTATTATCCAAATGCAAGGGccagcgagattaactcaaagtcgtgcctaccttgacttatccataataaggatcgggtcccagcgagtcaaactCCAGCCGCAtttacccgtcctacccatatccatatgcaCCACATATACACTAACTtacacacacagctccagattGTCATAACACATCAACCCAACTTGTAAAAATactcaaataacatttctaaatCTCAATTTCCCATAACCACAACTCATCAACAACATATAGTCCCTCCTGAGCCCTCCAAAACAGTcaatattcataattttaaaaaattatattttagtcctTGAAATtaacctttttgcaaaaactatcaaaacaagctttaaaaattctaaaattagggttcgggtttacctacgtCAATTCTGGCATTAAGAACGTGTCCGAGGAATCTGAAAATGGTAgagtagcctataatcttgatccGATTCTGAAGTATTTTCGACAGCCTGCCTGTCTAGCCCGAAATTGCAGACCCGAGAAACTGTCAAATTTTCTCAAAACGAAAGTACCTATGAGAATCCCACAATACCAGGAGttagagaaaaaaatatttacGGTATTAATTAAGCTCAATTgaagctcgaaaaaatactataaatttcgTGGGACCCACTAAAATTTCGttatcaaaaaattttaaaatttatatcctCGCGAAGTTCTCCTCGTGTAGAGTATGCCGGTACTCTCGGAATTCCCTTGGGGTTCTTAGTTTGGGAGAAAAATAGCCCAAAactcaaaataggctaaaacttctcgggcaaaaattagacaaaccgctcAATAAAATTTGATGTTCTTAGTGTCCATAAAAAGCTCTTGAGGTGTAAATGAGATTTGAGACTGGACTTGGTCTAATCGGTGGCTGGATCAGCCAGATTTTGGCTAGAAAATGGGCGGTACTGTGCCCGCGTGAAGGGAGTTTTAAGCCTATTTTCCAACGACCTAGAGGGCAACCGACAGTGGGTTAGGGGTGGGGAAGGGCGCCTGTGGGAGAGGAGGGGAAGCAATGGCTGGtgcggagagagagagagagagagagagagagagagagaagcatcGTGCGAcgcgagaggaagaagaagaaaaagatagGGCTAGTCCGATTTGACTGATCCTACCCAGTTCAATTTGATTCGGTTCGTTCTAttcagaaaactcaaaattaaatttttactctgccctgaGACTAAAAACGAAACccaaaaatttctaaaaattttagaaaactcaaaaaaaaaaattatggagtctaaatatatttttagttttgtcatgtggtctttaaattaatttttaaaaattatcaaaatttattattttggaaaaatcaaacccaatttttaaaatttaaaaaatttcaaataaattctgaaaattttaatacaataaaatattaatatttacatataaaataagtattttaaaattGGGGGTGttacactgtaacacccctattggtatagcctggtatatttcactattccggtgaccggtgtcggtccggacaattaatgggattagggccacacttaagacaacttgagaagccataaacacaaataattagtaatgtttaattagttaactataaataagaaaaacagaacataagaggttaaacgagccgagagtcacagcgatgggtgacctcctcgggaacgtctgcgaagttgttttaaactcaaatttcgaaccgtaaaaagtgacgctgcggtccttaggacccttatgaacacagtggaaaagagaaaattacgaaaaagaactgttaagtcagtcaaataattaggttagggagccggaagaaatattagattatttgcaaatcgggattaaccggcgatgggcaatttggtcaattgaccccgagagctgactcctgacctaactgtcaaataaaatcagagaaaagaaaatttcagaatcgagaattaaattaaagaattaatagaaaaaaataaatagaaaaaaaaagaaagaagatggaaaagtcaaaggtgatgacatcatgcatgatgtcataaaggattaattaattaattttattaatttgggatttttggtcttcaaaaaggggataagattaaagaaaataaaacaaaaaaaaatttagaattgtcttcttcctttcccttggttgccgccccacttcctccatgaatctccatggaattttcttcctttaagcttacacttaagcttaattctcttcacttaaccttcataactcccttaaatacctcactagaacttgtaatctcaacttaggaagaagagtataagaagaaagaagggctaaagctagagatttgaagctttaagttaaggttagtatgttaactccttatttttccatttaaatgcataattagtgtttgaaatgagcttagaacttgattaaataaaacaaatatgggggaaggacccatgctgaaatttcggcctggttgaagggagtatgaattgcatgaatttaatgggtttgaatgagttagaaaccttccttagttgaatgattagcattaaaaccattaagtgtgattgattgcaacaaagtagtgagattagggtttgaatgttagggtttgtgaaccaaaatttggagaaataagtaaatggcatgtttgacctttTGTGAGGtgaaaaaatggtcaataatgaccaaaggagatgtgtttgaattgttggaagtgaagccaaattcgaggttgagcagcatgaccaaaccaactttgaaggaccaaaacggaaattttacaagtccaattgatatgccatcaattggagatgaaaatagacataaaatgccacaatttttattaaggaaccatggccaaaaactgactaaaacttagtgaaccaattgaccaaagtgaaatgagagcaggctgccgctgtacaaactgaccaaatgaacagtgtttgttcatttggtcataaatcgagctaggcaggtcaaattgacctgaaattttaccagtagttagatcacatatagacctaaaacttttatgaagaccacaagtccaaattctgccagcaaccaagccatttggccaccccaagttggtgacccaaatctaccagcaccaaaactgcccagaaaatctgggttactttccatccggcagccctgattcaaagggccataacttgagctacaaaactccaattggggtgatccaaaaatgagaataaacttaagacattaaggaacattttctatgaaggaagttttgtcaaattctaacagtaaaattgccaatggaac comes from the Hevea brasiliensis isolate MT/VB/25A 57/8 chromosome 5, ASM3005281v1, whole genome shotgun sequence genome and includes:
- the LOC110664901 gene encoding nudix hydrolase 12, mitochondrial, with product MSSLSARTGRHKQRYQDQLRLVAGCIPYKLDKNVEDKNCRVEDSVRVLMISTPNRKDLVFPKGGWEDDETLDQAACREALEEAGVTGLLGENPLGVWEFRSKSSQNSSSLVGGCKGYMFALEVTDELDHWPGQASYSRKWLTTEEAFKFCRYDWMREALKKFQAGLSKDNTVHVKEEEPAESQMVSSGYFVKPPGVQHLEESSTKPCLLTIYNQLLKL